CTATGTGCCGGTTATAATATGTTGACATTCATTTATTTGGTATTGCTTTTTGTGGAGTTATTTGCACAATATGCTAACATCTGGAAGTTGAATTAGTGATTAGGAAACGTCGAACTTTGAACTTTGAACTGGGAACTATGAGCTAAATTTGCGCATGCAAAAACCGGTTATTGTAATAAAGCTAGGCACGGCGGTGATAACGAATGAGGAGGGCGTAATCAGTCATACCATTATAAAGAAGGTGGCGTCGGAAGTTGCGGAGCTGTTTCATACGCATCGAGTAGTGTTGGTATCGAGTGGGGCCGTGGGCAGCGGAAAAGTATTTATTCAAAATTACAAGGGCAGTATTACTGAACGTAAGGCGGCAGCAGCCGTAGGCAATCCTTTGCTGATCCAATTATACCAGAAACAATTTTCCAAATTCGATATTCCGGTGGCGCAAGCGCTTTGCGAACGGCACCATTTCAGCAACCGGTTTCAGTTTGTTCAGTTAAAAGAAACCTTTGAAGCCTTTTGGCAGAACGGTATTTTACCTATTGTGAATGAAAACGACCTGGTAAGCAATGTGGAGCTTAAGTTCAGCGACAACGACGAGCTGGCCACCCTCATTGCCGTAGGTTTTGATGCAGAAACCCTGGTGATCTGTACTTCCGTGGGCGGTTTTATGGATGATGCCAAAAACATTATTCCCCGGGTAGAAAAGATCGACAACAAA
The Niastella koreensis GR20-10 genome window above contains:
- the proB gene encoding glutamate 5-kinase, with protein sequence MQKPVIVIKLGTAVITNEEGVISHTIIKKVASEVAELFHTHRVVLVSSGAVGSGKVFIQNYKGSITERKAAAAVGNPLLIQLYQKQFSKFDIPVAQALCERHHFSNRFQFVQLKETFEAFWQNGILPIVNENDLVSNVELKFSDNDELATLIAVGFDAETLVICTSVGGFMDDAKNIIPRVEKIDNKVLGYVQTSKSSLGLGGMTSKLTFTRLATSLGIQVIICGLKGSTPFADALAGKNGTTFVSQESNLKARQKWLASGSITLGTLSVDKGAVRALQQRRSLLTVGVTNVQGKFAAGEVVQIKDEEESIIGVAKVKLDAGAIRDGISQKNVLAAHADDIVIF